A stretch of DNA from Streptomyces xanthii:
GACCGGACAGGGCGAGCCCGTGCTCCTCCTGCACGGGTTCCCGCAGGACGGACGCGCCTGGCGCCGCCTGGCCCCACTCCTCGGCGACCAGTACCGCCTCATCTGCGTGGACCAGCGAGGCTTCGGCCGCTCCGACGCGCCGCGCACCGGCTACGACACGGACACCCGCGTTGCCGACGTCATCGCCCTGCTCGACGCGCTCGCTCTCGACCGGGTCCACCTCATCGGGCACGACTGGGGCGCCTGGGCGGGCTTCCACCTGTGTCTGCGAGCACCCCAGCGCGTGAGGCGCTTCCTGGCGCTGAACATGATGCATCCGTGGCCCCGCCACCGCAGACTGCTGCCGCAGGCCTGGCGCTTCTGGTACACGGCCCTGCTCGAACAGCCGCTCCTGGGCCGCTGGTTGCTCCACAAGCGCCCCGCCTTCACCCGCCACCTCCTCCGCAAGGGCGTGGTGGACCGGACGACCTGGGAACCTGCCGTGCTCGACGAATACACCCGCTCCAGCGCCGAGCCCGGCCGGGCCCGCGCCGGCGAAGCCCTCCACCGTGCCTTCGCCCTGCGAGACATCGCCCGCCTCGCCCTGGGCCGCTACAGAAAGCTGTGCCTCACCACGCCCACCGTGATCCTCGGCGGCGAACGGGACTTCATGCTGCCCCCGTCCGTCCTCACACCCCCGGGCACGGCCCGCGCGAGCGACCTCCGCATAGAGGTGCTGCCGGACGTCGGCCACTACGCGCACGAGGAACGCCCCGACGCGGTGGCCGAGGCGGCCCGCACCCTCTTCGGGAGCTGACGCCGACGGAGACGGCCTGGGGGCGCCCAGGACTCAGCCGCGCTGCCGCCCCAGCAGTCGCGCGCCGAACCCGTAGTAAAGACCGAGCAGCACGCCTCCCACGGCGGCGACGATGCCGGTGGCCCGCCCGCTGCCCACCGCGCTCGTGAGCACGAGGGCGGCGGCGTACACGGTCGGCAGCCACCAGTTGAATCCGGCACGCGCGGTCGGCTTGGGCTGCTCCATCTGATCCCCCGTCATAGAGCTGTCGTAGTCGGGGCGATCTTTCCAGCCACACCAGATTCCGGAGAGGCATTTGGAAAACATGTACGAAGGCGAGGGCGAGGGTCGGGGAGAGGGGTGCGGCCACGAACTCGCCGAGCCCACCCCGCCTCCATCAGCACCCCGACTCCCACCCCGACCCCGACCTCAACACTCGAAGACGGACCAGCAGATGTCGTTCCGCAGCCGCTGGTCGTCGAGCACGAGGGCGCGGATCGGGTCCGGCAAGCGGTCCCGCTGCCACCGGCACTCGCGCCGCCCCGCGGCATCCGCCTCGTCCTTCGGCGCGGCGGCCCGGGCCGCCTTGATCGCGTACGCGGCCGCGCCGAGCTCGTGCGCGGCGACATGGGCGACGACGGCGGCCTGCCCGGCGGCGTACGCGGCGTTCCGGGCGGCGCCCTTCAGATCGCGCGCCGCACCCATCGCATGCCCGCCGGCCGCCCGCGTCTCCATCATCTTGAACTCGCCGCGCACCCAGGCCCGCGCATATGCGATCGCCTCCCGAGGCCGCGGATCGTCGGGCCGCTCCGCCTCGAACAAGGGCAGGACGTGCTCGGCGCAGTCGGCGGCCCACAGGGCCAGCAGGTGGTGATCGTCGTCGGTGAGCGTCCCGCCGCGTCGGATCGTGATGAACCGGGGGTCTCTCACCTTGGGGAGGATCATGCCCGCACGGTAGCGGCCGACGACCGCCGAGGCGGGTCAAGCAGCCAACTTCTCCTTCACCGCGACCAGTTCCTCGTCCGGCCTGACCATCCGGGAGAGGACGTCCAAGTCGTCGGGGCTGTAGCGGGCCCGCACCTCGTCCCAGTGCTCGGCGGCGGCCTCCAGCGGTTCGACAGCCTCCGCGAGCCGGCCCAGCCGGTGCAGCGCCAGCCCGTAGTACCCGGCGGCCTCCCAGCGGTACGCGGCGTCGCCGTCCTGCTCCCAGGCCATACGCAGGAAGGGCTCGGCCTCGGCGTGGGCGCCGCGCTGGGCCTTCAGCTTGCCCGCGAGCATGCTGTTGAGCCCGGACCCGTCCTCGGCGGCGCGCACGTACCAGCGCTCCGCCTCCCGATAGTCCCGGTGGTACTCGGAGAGCCAGCCCATGTGGTGGCAGGCGTCGTGGTGCCCCGCCTCGGCGGCCGTTCGGTACCACTGATCGCGCAGCACGGGCTCGCGCCGCTTGTCATAGACCTCGGCGAGGTCGTGCGCCGCCTCCGGGTCCCCGGCCAGCGCGGCGGGTTCGATCAGCCGGAACAGCTGGGCCGCGTCCGCGCCGCCCCAGTCGCGGACGATCTGCGCGTAGGCGAACCCGGCCTGGACGTCACCGGCCTCGGCCCGCTCGCGCAGCCCGGGCAGCCGGTCCAGGTCCTTGCCGGGGGCGGCGGTCTCGCCCCCGCGGATCGCGGCGATCCGCGCGAGCTGCTCGACGACGTCCTCGTCCTCCTCACCGACCGCACGGAACCAGCGCTCGGCTTCCTCGTAGCGCCGCTGCCGCTTGCACAAGAGGGCGAGGTTCCACTGCGCCGCCTTGTGGTCGTACCCGGTCGCGACCTCGTACCAGCGTTCGGCCTCGACGAGATCGCCGCGCTGCTCGTGCAGGACCCCGAGCGCGTACGAGGCCCCCTGGTATCCCGCTTCGTGCGCGCCGTGCAGCAGGCCCAGCGCCTCGGGCCAGGCGGCGTCGCCGCCCGTCTCCGTCAGGAACACGGCGTGATCCACCCGGGCGGACGCGGAGAGCGCGGACGCCCGCCGGTACAGGGCGGCGGCTTCGACGGTCAGGCCCGGGTAGGTGCGGAAATGCTTCTCGAGATCGAAGAGCGGACGCAGCGCCTCGACCGCGGCCTCCTCGTCCCCCTCGGCCTCGGCGGCGTCGAGATCCGCCGCGACGCGGTCGAAGTCCGCGCGGATCGAGTCGAACAGCTGCGACCAGCGGAAGACCGCGATGTCGCCGAGTTCGATGTCGCTCATCAGGAACTTCGACGCCTCGTCGAGCTTCCCCTCGGCCGCGAGCAGCTTGCCGAGCTCGATCTTGCAGTCGAGATGCCGCCCGTCCTCCCACCCGCGCCGGAACCACTCGACGGCCTCGGGATCCCCGTTCTCCCGCAGCAGCACCCCGAGCCCGTACGCGCTCGGCGCGTGCCGCTCGGCGACGGCCCGGTACAGCGCGTCGGCCCCCGCCCGGTCACCTCGGATCTTCCGGTAGCGGGCCAGCGTGTAGTGAGAGAAGGCGTCCCCGGCCGCCACGGCCCGCTCCCAGTACGGGATGCCCTCGTCCACGTACGAATTGAGCACGAAGAAGTCGGTCCCCCGCCGAGCTCCCTGAGCATCCCCGGAAACCGCAGCGCCGACCAGAGCCTCACCGCGCGCCTGTATGTCCTGCGTGGTCGTCATGATCACATCGTGTCAGGCGACGCCAAGTTACTTCGAACGGGCGGAAGTTCACGCCTCACTCGTAGACGGTCGCGGCCTCGAGGGCCTGCGCGAAGAACCGCCAGTCACCGTCCGTCGGCATCTCGCGCCCGGCGTTGCGGTACCAGCCGTCCGCGTCGTCGATCCAGGCCGACAGCGCGCCCAGGAAGCTCGGAAGATCCGGGTTCTCCCACGTGCTCTCGTGCTCGGCGTGACGGCGATGGAGGGAGCGCACGAAGCGGGCAAGGTCTTCTCGGCTCTGAACGTGCTCGGGCGAGGCGGTCATGCGCTGCAACCTACGCGGGGCGGTCGCGGGACCGACGCCCGGCGGAGCGGACCGCCGAGGACCTCATGGCCGCGCAAACAGAAAGGCCCCACCGAAGTAGGGCTGGCGAGAGGCGCCCCCGGCAGGACTCGAACCTGCGGCCAAGCGCTTAGAAGGCGCCTGCTCTATCCACTGAGCTACGGGGGCCGGTGTGTGGCCGGTGGCTCGGACGGACGGATGTGGGGGAGATCCGTGACCTTGCCGGGGACAAGGATAGAGCTCCCGGGTCCCTGTCCCTGTTGCTTCGCCTCCGTTTCGTCGCTGTGGCTCGATGTGGAGGTTCGGTGAAGCGGACCTGATAATCGCAGATGGGTACGAATCCTGCAGTGCTTTTGGTGCCTCGCGTCACGGGTGTTGTGCACTCGTTATGCCTGCGCCCCCACTTGTCCCTCGGTGCCCGCTGTGCGCTTCCTGTGTCGTATCGCACGACTTATCGGCGCGCAGACGGGGTCATATGCTTCAGAAAGCCACCAAAATTGGGCATTCTTCGCATGTGGTGACCTTGGACGTACGGCCTCAGCTGCTCGACGCTCTCACCGTGCTGCGCGACCGTGTCGCCGCCGCGCGTTTCCCGCTCCCCCTGCCGGGGGCGCCACGCGCGCGTGCCAACCGCGGTGAGTTGCTCGCCCAGCTCGACGACTATCTCGTGCCCCGCCTGCGGGCGCCTGAAGCCCCGCTGCTCGCCGTGATCGGCGGATCCACGGGCTCGGGCAAGTCGACCCTCGTGAACTCGCT
This window harbors:
- a CDS encoding alpha/beta fold hydrolase is translated as METFESRPRSAESEEPQDVRHRYVTVRDGLRLHITETGQGEPVLLLHGFPQDGRAWRRLAPLLGDQYRLICVDQRGFGRSDAPRTGYDTDTRVADVIALLDALALDRVHLIGHDWGAWAGFHLCLRAPQRVRRFLALNMMHPWPRHRRLLPQAWRFWYTALLEQPLLGRWLLHKRPAFTRHLLRKGVVDRTTWEPAVLDEYTRSSAEPGRARAGEALHRAFALRDIARLALGRYRKLCLTTPTVILGGERDFMLPPSVLTPPGTARASDLRIEVLPDVGHYAHEERPDAVAEAARTLFGS
- a CDS encoding putative immunity protein encodes the protein MILPKVRDPRFITIRRGGTLTDDDHHLLALWAADCAEHVLPLFEAERPDDPRPREAIAYARAWVRGEFKMMETRAAGGHAMGAARDLKGAARNAAYAAGQAAVVAHVAAHELGAAAYAIKAARAAAPKDEADAAGRRECRWQRDRLPDPIRALVLDDQRLRNDICWSVFEC
- a CDS encoding SEL1-like repeat protein, which gives rise to MTTTQDIQARGEALVGAAVSGDAQGARRGTDFFVLNSYVDEGIPYWERAVAAGDAFSHYTLARYRKIRGDRAGADALYRAVAERHAPSAYGLGVLLRENGDPEAVEWFRRGWEDGRHLDCKIELGKLLAAEGKLDEASKFLMSDIELGDIAVFRWSQLFDSIRADFDRVAADLDAAEAEGDEEAAVEALRPLFDLEKHFRTYPGLTVEAAALYRRASALSASARVDHAVFLTETGGDAAWPEALGLLHGAHEAGYQGASYALGVLHEQRGDLVEAERWYEVATGYDHKAAQWNLALLCKRQRRYEEAERWFRAVGEEDEDVVEQLARIAAIRGGETAAPGKDLDRLPGLRERAEAGDVQAGFAYAQIVRDWGGADAAQLFRLIEPAALAGDPEAAHDLAEVYDKRREPVLRDQWYRTAAEAGHHDACHHMGWLSEYHRDYREAERWYVRAAEDGSGLNSMLAGKLKAQRGAHAEAEPFLRMAWEQDGDAAYRWEAAGYYGLALHRLGRLAEAVEPLEAAAEHWDEVRARYSPDDLDVLSRMVRPDEELVAVKEKLAA
- a CDS encoding DUF7660 family protein; protein product: MTASPEHVQSREDLARFVRSLHRRHAEHESTWENPDLPSFLGALSAWIDDADGWYRNAGREMPTDGDWRFFAQALEAATVYE